The following are from one region of the Yoonia sp. R2331 genome:
- the pyrC gene encoding dihydroorotase, which produces MTKTLFTNARLIQPVALTDSLGALLVEDGVITGVYEDTPKVKGAQVIECGGMCLAPGIVDIGVKVSEPGERHKESFRSAGRAAAAGGVTTIVTRPDTLPAIDTPETLEFVERRAQEDAPVHVLPMAALTKGRAGREMTEIGFLQDAGAVAFTDCDRVVADTKVFSRALTYARSLDALVIAHVQEPGLSEGAAVTSGKFASLRGLPGVSPMAERMALDRDIGLLEMTGAKYHADQITTARALPALERAKRNGLDITAGIGVHHLTLNELDVADYRTFFKLKPPLRSEDDRLAMVQAVADGLIDIISSMHTPQDEESKRLPFEEAASGAVGLETLLPAALRLYHEGHLTLPQLFRAMALNPARRLGLAAGRLRIGCPADLVLFDPDAPFVLDRATLQSKSKNTPFDGARLQGKVLGTWVDGVEVSGRL; this is translated from the coding sequence ATGACAAAAACCCTGTTCACCAATGCCCGTTTGATCCAGCCGGTGGCCTTGACCGATAGCCTTGGGGCGTTGCTGGTTGAGGACGGGGTGATTACGGGGGTTTATGAGGACACACCAAAGGTCAAAGGGGCGCAGGTCATTGAATGTGGCGGTATGTGTCTGGCCCCTGGGATTGTCGACATTGGCGTCAAGGTCAGCGAGCCCGGTGAGCGGCACAAGGAAAGCTTTCGCAGTGCAGGCCGCGCGGCGGCGGCAGGGGGTGTGACGACGATCGTCACGCGGCCCGATACGCTGCCTGCAATTGACACGCCCGAGACGCTGGAGTTCGTGGAACGCCGCGCACAGGAAGACGCGCCGGTGCATGTTCTGCCGATGGCGGCCCTGACCAAGGGGCGCGCGGGGCGCGAGATGACCGAGATCGGGTTTTTGCAGGACGCGGGCGCGGTGGCGTTCACCGATTGCGACCGGGTGGTGGCGGACACCAAGGTTTTTTCGCGCGCGCTGACCTATGCCCGTTCGCTGGACGCGCTGGTGATTGCCCATGTGCAGGAACCGGGGCTAAGCGAAGGTGCTGCGGTGACCAGCGGCAAGTTCGCCAGCCTGCGCGGGTTGCCCGGTGTGTCACCGATGGCCGAGCGCATGGCGCTGGACCGCGACATTGGTCTGCTTGAGATGACAGGGGCGAAGTATCACGCCGATCAGATCACCACAGCCCGCGCCCTGCCCGCGCTGGAACGCGCCAAGCGCAACGGGCTGGATATTACTGCAGGCATTGGCGTGCATCATCTGACGCTTAACGAATTGGACGTGGCGGACTACCGGACGTTCTTTAAGCTTAAACCGCCATTGCGGTCTGAAGATGACCGGTTGGCGATGGTGCAGGCGGTGGCGGATGGGCTGATTGACATCATCAGTTCGATGCACACACCGCAGGACGAAGAAAGCAAGCGGTTGCCGTTTGAAGAGGCCGCAAGCGGGGCGGTCGGCCTTGAGACACTGCTGCCGGCGGCGTTGCGGTTGTACCACGAAGGGCACCTGACCCTGCCACAGCTCTTCCGGGCGATGGCGCTGAACCCCGCGCGGCGGCTGGGGCTGGCGGCGGGGCGGCTGCGGATCGGGTGTCCGGCGGATCTGGTGCTGTTTGATCCTGATGCGCCTTTTGTGCTGGATCGTGCAACACTGCAGTCGAAATCCAAGAACACCCCCTTTGACGGTGCGCGGTTGCAGGGCAAGGTTCTGGGGACCTGGGTGGATGGGGTCGAGGTGAGCGGGAGGCTCTGA
- the urtD gene encoding urea ABC transporter ATP-binding protein UrtD: MATLLEVSGVTVTFDGFRAINNLSIQFPPTGLRAIIGPNGAGKTTFMDIVTGKTKPDEGHVIWGEENVSLLGLSESDIATRGIGRKFQKPTVFEAQTVRQNLAMALKNPRSPFAVLTHRKTPQNAAKIEAIADEIGLTDSLTRIAGELSHGQKQWLEIGMLLAQDPRLLLVDEPAAGMTVEEREKTTDILRRAAETRSVVVVEHDMEFVRRLDCKVTVLHEGAVLAEGSLDHVTSNQTVIDVYLGRGHA; the protein is encoded by the coding sequence ATCGCCACACTTCTCGAGGTCTCCGGCGTCACCGTCACCTTTGACGGCTTCCGCGCCATCAACAACCTCTCGATCCAGTTCCCGCCTACGGGTCTGCGCGCGATCATCGGCCCCAATGGCGCAGGCAAGACCACCTTCATGGATATCGTCACCGGCAAGACCAAACCGGATGAAGGCCACGTCATCTGGGGCGAAGAAAACGTCTCACTCCTCGGGTTGTCGGAATCCGATATCGCCACCCGTGGCATCGGGCGCAAATTCCAGAAACCCACCGTGTTCGAGGCGCAGACCGTCCGCCAAAACCTCGCGATGGCGCTCAAAAACCCGCGCAGCCCTTTCGCGGTACTCACCCACCGCAAGACGCCACAAAACGCCGCCAAGATCGAAGCCATCGCCGATGAAATCGGCCTGACCGACAGCCTGACCCGCATCGCCGGAGAGCTTTCTCACGGCCAAAAACAATGGCTCGAAATTGGGATGCTGCTGGCCCAAGATCCGCGCCTTTTGCTGGTCGATGAACCCGCCGCAGGCATGACGGTCGAGGAGCGTGAGAAGACCACCGACATCCTGCGCCGCGCCGCTGAAACCCGGTCCGTTGTGGTGGTCGAACACGATATGGAATTTGTCCGCCGCCTCGATTGCAAGGTCACTGTCCTGCACGAAGGGGCTGTGCTGGCCGAAGGCTCGCTCGACCACGTCACATCCAACCAAACCGTCATCGACGTCTATCTGGGGCGCGGCCATGCTTGA
- the urtB gene encoding urea ABC transporter permease subunit UrtB: protein MRILLSAIAFVVCAMTAQAQDLQTLLQDNAAQIAKPSRNSIGTVLDDMVATGLPQVPTFLEEWSDKNVWQNEETGIFFIATENDDTLTLTDIDSGAQTTAPADGFKQLKPNGGVRRVIGTALVQFQLIDPDTTRRAAALESIARRPEASQLAPLMASLDGEDDLDLLARKQNLITILSARFAETPQARIAAIETLAQETSVETRAVLNQILATQPSVAATLPDANIAVQHDPMTDPDAFYAALVDADLAPPLTTAADIRAAMEANITDGRVGNTPTAQLNTDAARAAAYATLAAAGTIPPLVGLPERDAALQSHVFFDTYTEDDATITAAARTALDRVESAVSLAQTVDLGLDALSLASIYFLAAIGLAITFGVMGVINMAHGEFIMMGAYTGYVIQLFVPDYTIAILIALPTAFAITFAAGVTMERLVIRHLYHRPLETLLATFGISIALQQLAKNIFGTQARPLTSPAWLDGAWIISDVIQISYIRIAIFLLALIFLALILFVLKRTRLGLEVRAVTQNPGMAASMGINPDRINMLTFGFGSGIAGIAGVAIGLYAKVTSEMGADYIVQSFMTVVVGGVGNVWGTLAGASLIGGLQKGIEWFNPSNTLAAQTYMILFIILFIQFRPKGIVALKGRAAAD from the coding sequence ATGCGCATTCTGCTCAGTGCCATCGCTTTTGTCGTTTGTGCAATGACCGCGCAGGCCCAAGACCTGCAAACGCTCCTGCAGGACAACGCCGCGCAAATCGCCAAGCCGTCGCGCAATTCCATTGGCACCGTGCTGGATGACATGGTCGCCACGGGCCTGCCACAGGTCCCCACCTTCCTCGAAGAATGGTCAGACAAAAACGTCTGGCAGAACGAAGAAACCGGCATCTTCTTCATCGCAACCGAAAACGACGACACCCTGACCCTGACAGACATCGACAGCGGCGCGCAAACCACCGCCCCCGCTGACGGATTTAAACAACTCAAACCCAACGGCGGCGTCCGCCGTGTCATTGGCACCGCCCTTGTGCAGTTCCAACTGATTGACCCCGACACCACCCGCCGCGCCGCAGCCCTCGAAAGTATCGCGCGCAGGCCAGAGGCGTCCCAACTCGCACCCCTCATGGCCTCCCTCGACGGCGAAGATGACCTAGACCTGCTGGCCCGCAAACAAAACCTGATCACTATTCTTTCCGCTCGTTTCGCCGAAACACCTCAGGCGCGGATCGCCGCGATTGAGACTTTGGCGCAGGAAACCTCCGTTGAAACCCGCGCCGTCCTCAACCAGATCCTCGCCACCCAGCCCAGTGTCGCCGCCACGCTCCCCGACGCCAATATCGCGGTCCAACACGACCCGATGACCGACCCCGATGCGTTCTACGCCGCCCTTGTGGATGCAGACCTCGCTCCGCCGTTGACCACTGCCGCCGACATCCGCGCCGCGATGGAGGCGAACATCACCGACGGCCGCGTCGGAAATACCCCCACCGCGCAGCTGAACACCGACGCCGCCCGTGCAGCGGCCTATGCAACCCTCGCCGCTGCCGGCACCATCCCACCGCTCGTGGGCCTGCCCGAACGCGACGCCGCCCTGCAATCTCATGTCTTCTTTGACACCTATACCGAAGACGACGCCACCATCACAGCCGCCGCCCGCACCGCCCTTGATCGGGTGGAAAGCGCGGTCTCGCTTGCCCAAACCGTCGACCTTGGCCTTGATGCGCTTTCGCTTGCCTCAATCTACTTCCTTGCCGCGATCGGCCTTGCGATCACCTTTGGCGTCATGGGCGTGATCAACATGGCGCATGGCGAATTCATCATGATGGGCGCTTACACCGGCTACGTGATCCAGCTATTTGTGCCCGATTACACCATCGCCATCCTGATCGCCCTGCCCACGGCCTTTGCCATCACCTTCGCCGCCGGTGTCACGATGGAACGCCTCGTGATCCGCCACCTTTACCACCGCCCGCTGGAAACCTTGCTGGCGACCTTCGGCATCTCTATTGCCCTGCAACAGCTCGCCAAAAACATCTTCGGCACCCAGGCCCGTCCGCTGACCTCTCCGGCCTGGCTCGATGGTGCATGGATCATCTCTGACGTGATCCAGATCAGCTACATCCGCATCGCCATTTTCCTGCTGGCCCTGATCTTTCTGGCGCTGATCCTCTTCGTGCTCAAACGCACGCGGCTGGGGCTCGAGGTCCGCGCTGTCACGCAAAACCCCGGCATGGCCGCCTCCATGGGCATCAACCCCGATCGGATCAACATGCTGACCTTTGGCTTCGGCTCGGGCATTGCGGGTATCGCCGGTGTCGCCATCGGCCTCTACGCCAAAGTGACCTCTGAAATGGGCGCCGACTACATCGTGCAAAGCTTCATGACCGTGGTCGTCGGCGGTGTCGGCAACGTCTGGGGCACACTCGCCGGGGCCTCCCTCATCGGTGGCCTGCAAAAGGGCATCGAATGGTTCAACCCTTCCAACACGCTGGCCGCCCAAACCTACATGATCCTTTTCATCATCCTCTTCATCCAATTCCGGCCCAAAGGCATCGTCGCTCTCAAAGGCCGGGCCGCGGCGGACTGA
- the plsY gene encoding glycerol-3-phosphate 1-O-acyltransferase PlsY, protein MPVMDVAVNVLMIVAIIGYLLGTIPSGVLLARVMGLGDLRKVGSGNIGATNVLRTGNKKAAALTLIFDALKGAAAVAVGYAMGGEVAAQVAALAALVGHCFPIWLKFRGGKGVATYFGVIFALAWPAGLAAGAIWLLTAAVSRYSSLAALMTAGWTPIAAVLVAQGQIFILGCLLGLLIYGRHWGNIQRLRKGTETKIGSKTAKS, encoded by the coding sequence ATGCCGGTCATGGATGTGGCGGTGAATGTGCTGATGATCGTGGCGATCATCGGTTATCTGCTGGGTACGATCCCGTCGGGCGTCTTGCTGGCGCGGGTGATGGGCCTTGGCGATTTGCGCAAGGTCGGGTCGGGCAATATCGGGGCCACCAATGTGCTGCGCACAGGCAACAAGAAAGCCGCAGCACTCACGTTGATCTTTGATGCGCTGAAAGGGGCCGCAGCTGTAGCCGTGGGATACGCGATGGGCGGCGAGGTGGCGGCACAGGTCGCAGCACTGGCCGCGCTGGTCGGTCATTGCTTTCCGATCTGGCTGAAGTTTCGTGGCGGCAAGGGAGTCGCCACCTATTTCGGCGTGATCTTTGCGCTGGCATGGCCTGCGGGGCTGGCGGCGGGCGCGATCTGGCTTTTGACGGCCGCGGTGTCGCGCTATTCGTCGCTGGCGGCACTGATGACGGCAGGCTGGACACCGATTGCTGCTGTGCTGGTCGCGCAGGGCCAGATTTTCATTCTGGGGTGTCTGCTGGGCTTGCTGATCTATGGGCGCCATTGGGGCAATATCCAGCGGTTGCGCAAAGGCACAGAGACCAAGATCGGCAGCAAGACAGCCAAAAGCTGA
- a CDS encoding DUF805 domain-containing protein, which yields MSKYFTLRGRATRSEYWWYFLMYIIITCAALAFDVYLYDPFQPVSLNPFSYFTSFWLIVNIIPQFTVTVRRLHDTDKSGFWYLINLVPLGWVVMLVFMVLPSDPRDNSYGPPPFGPRGSKYQGHDLDDISLTGNSAARAQEPHNPYAAYAALERSRQPASPEMIAARKEQVTALYQQRVLGRKPMAEGS from the coding sequence ATGAGCAAATACTTTACGCTGCGCGGACGCGCGACGCGGTCAGAGTATTGGTGGTATTTCCTGATGTATATCATCATCACCTGTGCCGCCTTGGCGTTTGACGTCTATCTTTATGACCCGTTCCAGCCCGTCAGCCTGAACCCGTTCAGCTATTTCACCAGCTTCTGGCTGATCGTGAACATCATCCCGCAGTTCACCGTCACGGTGCGGCGGTTGCATGACACGGACAAGTCGGGGTTCTGGTATCTGATTAATCTGGTGCCACTTGGCTGGGTGGTGATGCTGGTCTTTATGGTGCTGCCGTCTGACCCGCGTGACAACAGCTATGGCCCGCCGCCCTTTGGGCCACGCGGATCAAAATATCAGGGGCACGATCTGGACGATATCTCGCTCACCGGAAACAGTGCGGCCCGCGCGCAGGAACCGCACAACCCCTATGCTGCCTATGCGGCGTTGGAACGGTCGCGGCAGCCCGCCTCGCCCGAGATGATCGCGGCGCGCAAGGAACAGGTCACGGCGCTGTATCAGCAACGGGTGTTGGGACGGAAACCCATGGCAGAGGGGTCATGA
- the urtC gene encoding urea ABC transporter permease subunit UrtC: MQNSFIARNPSVLWFLAALGLFTFGVTILSEATGLGLISTSFVKTLGKTLCLCLIAIAMDVVWGYCGILSLGHFAFFGIGGYAIGMWLMYARTEAIVLDNLASQTIPATPQEISDAIGNQIFGVVGSSEFPVIWAFADSLILQLAMVVLIPGALALVFGWLAFRSRVTGVYLSILTQAMTLALSLYLFQNDSGLRGNNGLSGLQNIPGFEATPQATISIIFFLASAFALGAGYLFFAWVVSGKMGSVVQGIRDNEARVRFLGYQVEHYKLFIFTITAVVSGIAGALYYPQAGIINPGEIAPIASIYLAVWVAIGGRGRLYGAVIGAAFVSLLSSWFTGGSAPDINLGFYTIQWTDWWLVLLGLSFVVVTLYFPKGIGGLFDYLVRKPS, translated from the coding sequence ATGCAAAATAGCTTCATCGCCCGCAACCCTTCGGTCCTTTGGTTCCTGGCTGCCCTGGGCCTCTTCACCTTCGGCGTGACGATCCTGTCAGAGGCGACCGGCCTCGGCCTGATCTCCACCTCCTTTGTCAAGACACTGGGCAAAACCCTTTGCCTCTGCCTCATCGCCATCGCGATGGACGTGGTCTGGGGCTACTGCGGCATCCTCAGCCTGGGCCACTTCGCCTTTTTCGGCATCGGCGGCTATGCCATCGGCATGTGGCTGATGTACGCCCGGACCGAGGCAATCGTGCTTGACAATCTCGCCTCCCAAACCATCCCCGCCACCCCGCAAGAGATTTCGGACGCCATTGGCAACCAGATCTTTGGCGTGGTCGGTTCGTCCGAGTTTCCCGTGATCTGGGCCTTTGCCGATAGCCTGATCCTGCAACTGGCGATGGTCGTCCTGATCCCCGGCGCGCTGGCGCTTGTCTTCGGCTGGCTCGCCTTCCGTAGCCGCGTCACGGGTGTCTACCTCTCCATCCTGACCCAGGCCATGACGCTGGCGCTCTCGCTCTACCTCTTCCAGAACGACAGCGGCTTGCGCGGCAACAACGGCCTCTCTGGGCTGCAAAATATCCCCGGGTTCGAGGCAACGCCACAAGCCACGATCTCCATCATCTTCTTCCTCGCCTCCGCCTTTGCCCTTGGCGCGGGCTACCTGTTCTTTGCTTGGGTGGTCTCAGGCAAAATGGGCAGCGTCGTGCAAGGCATCCGCGACAATGAGGCGCGCGTGCGGTTCCTCGGTTATCAGGTCGAGCACTACAAACTCTTCATCTTCACCATCACCGCAGTGGTCTCCGGCATCGCGGGCGCGCTTTACTACCCGCAAGCGGGCATCATCAACCCCGGTGAAATCGCCCCCATCGCCTCGATCTATCTGGCGGTCTGGGTTGCCATCGGCGGACGCGGCCGGCTCTACGGCGCCGTCATTGGGGCCGCCTTTGTCTCGCTCCTCTCAAGCTGGTTCACCGGCGGAAGCGCGCCCGATATCAACCTCGGGTTCTACACAATCCAATGGACCGACTGGTGGCTGGTGCTCTTGGGCCTCTCCTTTGTGGTCGTCACGCTTTACTTCCCCAAAGGCATCGGCGGGCTCTTTGACTATCTGGTAAGGAAGCCATCATGA
- the urtE gene encoding urea ABC transporter ATP-binding subunit UrtE — MLEVSNINLRYGQSQILYDISLTAQPGQITALMGNNGAGKTSLLKAIAGRHTAFDGQITLNGQSAQFGNPHQAARAGIAYVPQGREVFAMMTVQENLETGFACLPKDQHMIPDMIFDLFPVLKDMRARRGGDLSGGQQQQLAIARALIAQPKVLLLDEPTEGIQPNVIEQIGDALRLLREQGNMAIVLVEQNADFAYALGDAFTLIASGRHQMSAAKSELSKPDLIAEMAL; from the coding sequence ATGCTTGAAGTCAGCAACATCAACCTGCGCTACGGCCAGTCTCAGATCCTCTATGACATCAGCCTGACCGCCCAGCCGGGCCAGATCACAGCACTGATGGGCAACAACGGCGCGGGCAAAACCAGCCTCTTGAAGGCCATCGCCGGTCGCCACACCGCCTTTGACGGGCAGATCACCCTGAACGGCCAATCGGCCCAATTCGGCAACCCGCACCAAGCGGCCCGCGCAGGCATTGCCTATGTTCCGCAGGGGCGAGAGGTCTTTGCGATGATGACCGTGCAGGAAAATCTGGAAACCGGCTTTGCCTGCCTGCCCAAGGATCAGCACATGATCCCCGACATGATCTTTGACCTCTTTCCTGTGCTCAAAGACATGCGTGCGCGCCGGGGTGGTGACCTGTCCGGCGGCCAGCAACAGCAACTTGCGATCGCGCGGGCGCTGATTGCGCAGCCGAAAGTCCTGCTTCTGGATGAACCCACCGAAGGCATCCAGCCCAATGTGATTGAACAGATTGGCGACGCCCTCCGCCTGCTGCGTGAACAGGGCAATATGGCGATTGTCTTGGTCGAACAGAACGCAGATTTCGCCTATGCGCTGGGCGATGCCTTTACGCTGATTGCATCAGGCCGTCACCAGATGTCTGCGGCCAAGTCAGAGCTGTCAAAGCCTGATCTGATCGCCGAAATGGCACTCTGA